CAGGGTCCAGTCGGTGCGGCCCTCTTCGTGAACGGGTGCCACCAGCAGATCGCGGCCGAACAGGTACTGATACTTCAGCGTGTAGGCGCGCGCGTCGTCTTCGTAGTGCAGGAACAGCGGACGCATCACCGGCAGGCCCGTTTTAGCGTTCTGCGCAACCGCGGCTTTGATATACGGCTTGAGCGTGGTGAAGACCCTGGTCATCCGCGCGAAGTGGGCGATGGTTTCGGCGTCGGCGTCGAACTGCCAGTTATCGCCAGGGCGATTGCCTTCGTGGGTACGCATCATCGGCGTGAAGGCGCTGAAATCGCACCAGCGCAGCAGCAGCTCTTTGCTGCGCTTCATCCCGAACAGCGTGGTATAACCGCCGATATCGCTGTGGTGCAGGCCGTGGCCGGTCATCGCCAGCGAGAGCGCCGCGGGAACAACCGAGGCCAGGCCGTCGTCGAGGCTCCAGTCGACGTTCTGATCGCCAGCCCACATCATCACCGAGTGCTTCTGGCTGCCGGTATAGCCCGCGCGCATAAAGAACAGGATCTCACCGAGTTTGCCGGTCTCCTCCAGCGCCTCGTAGTTACATTTCGCCCACAGTGCAGGCCAGGCGTTATGCATAATTTCCGCGCTTACGCCGTTATGCAGGAAGGTGTCGGTCGGCAGATACTCGCCGAAATCGGCCATCCAGCCGCCGCAGCCCAGTTCGATCAGGTTCTTTTTGATGACCTCTTTGTACCAGTCATAGGCTTCGGGGTTGGTCAGGTCGATAACGCCCGCGTAAAACTCGCCGAATTCGACGTGATAATCCTTACCCTCGGCGTTTTTGGTCAGATAGCCGCGTTTCGCTGCTTCTTCGCACAGATCGCGATCGCTGGCGACGTACGGGTTGATGTAGGAGAGGAACTGCACGCCCTCCTGCTTCCATTGCGGAATGCGGGTATCCAGCTGCGGATAAAGCTCGCTGTTCCACTTCCAGTTCCACATCACGCGTTTGCCGAAGGAGGTCATGCGAATGCCGGACCAGTCCTGCGCCCAGATACCGTTCACCTTCACGCCGCCGTTACGCATGGCGTCGAGCTTCTGCTGACACACGTCGGTGCCGCCCTGAATGCCGAGCGTCACGCCATCATAAACCCAGTCCGGCAGTTCCGGCTGACGGCCCAGCAGGGCGGTGAGTTTTTCCAGCAGATCGACATAGGTTTCTGCACATTCGAAGCGCAGCGTGGCGTTATCTTCCCAGAAGGCCAGCTCATGGTAGCCCGGCGCGCTGAAGTCGAAATTCATGTAGCAGCTGTTATCGACGTGGCAGTAGTACTTTTGAGTGCTCACAAAGGTGGGCTGCGGGAAGAAGGTCCAGTAGTAGTCGCCCCCGGCGTTCTCTTTACAGTCGGCCTGCCAGGTCACGTAAGTTTGCTTGTTACGGCCCACGCCCTGCTCGCTGGTCCACAGCGGGAACGGCTTGCCGCGCAGGTCAAAGTAGGAGAACTGCTCCCCGCAGCCGTAGATATGATCCTCTGGCTGCGCTGCCAGCCGCAGCCAGATGCGGTTATGGCTGGTGGCGTCATTTTGCAGCTTGAGTTCCAGGCGACCTTCTGCATCCACACCGATCCGCAGCGTGGCGCTCACCGTGTCGCCGCGGGTGAAGCGGATCGCCCAGCCCGCGTCTTGCTGCGTAACCGTAGCCTCGGTCAGCGCGATCTTCTCATTGAGGTTATCTTTGATGCTGAAGTTGCCGCGAAACATCTCAATATCCGCCTCACCCGCACCGATCCACAGGCAGGGCGCATCGGCGGAGTGGGACACAATCAGGCGATCCTGCCAGCGCAGGGTGAAACCTGTTTCAGTATTCTTTAAATCAATATCATGTAGGGTACGCATATAAACTCCGTTTTTATTATTTAGCCAGGCTGTCCAGCAAACCGGCGGCTACGGCAGGGGCTAAGCCCGGTGCCAGCGGCAGGCGGGGGATCACCAGGCAGTGCAGCAGATGATAGATATCCTGCTTGCCGTCCCAGACTTTGGTGGTCACTTCGTTATGGATGTCCAGCTCCTGCCACCACGACCCGTTTTCGTAATCCATCAGGTATTTGATGCAGTAATCCCACCACGTCTGATACCACGTCTCGTACTGCGCCTCGCCGGTGACCGTATAGAGCGCATAGGCCGTGCCCATCGCCTCGACGATCGGCCAGCGCACGCGTTCGCGCACGATAGGCTTGCCGTCCCAGCCCACGGAGTAGACAAAACCATCGGCCCCGTCGGGCGCCCAGGCGTCGCGGATGGTGGCGTGGAACAAGCCTTTCGCATCTTCCAGCAGCCACGCTGGCGGTGTTTCAAAGCGCGCTTCCAGCGCGGCGTGCAGGTGCAGCATCAGGCGGCCCCACTCGATCCAGTGGCCCGGCGTGCCGCCGTAGGCGCGGAAGCGGTGGGCGGGGTTATCGATGTTGTAATCGCGGATCGGGTTCCAGTGAATGTCGAAATGCTCGTTAACGCGATAATCTCCCTTGCGCGCCACGTCGTGAATAATCACCGAGGCAATGCGCAAGGCGCGGTCGAGCCATTTACGATCGTGCGTCACGTCATAGACGATCAGGAAGGCTTCCACGGCGTGCATATTGGCGTTACCGCCGCGGTAATCTTCGGTCTTGCTGAATGCTTCATCCCAGGATTCGAGGCACATCTGCTCCTCTTCGCTCCAGAAATAGCGCTCGATCACTGCAATCGCCTCGTCGAGAAGCGGGCGCGCCTGTGGGTGGCCGGTGGTTACAGCGCTTGCCGCACCCAGCAGCACGAAGAAGTGCTGATAACCCTGCTTGGAGGCGTCGACCACGCCCTCGTCGTTAACGCAGGCGTACCAGCCGCCGTGCTGGCTGTCGCGCAGCGGGCCGTTCAGGGCGTTGATGCCGTGCTCAACCAGCGCATACGCGCCGGGACGCCCCATATTGGCGGCAACGGCGTAAACGTGCAGCATGCGGGCGGTGATCCACAGGTGGGTGCCCATATCGCTACGCACCTGGCCGTTATTGCCCAGCCAGCCGAAGCCGGTCGGCACAGCGGCGTTTTTACCGAAATCGAGAATGCGGTCAGTCTCTTGCTCAAGCCAGCGGTTGTGGCTCAGGGTGTTAAACCATTTCATGTTCAGGTCCTTTCTTAACGGCGTGCCATCATTTCGTCGACGATCTCACCCAAACGCTGCAATTTCGGTACAGAAATATCGCGAAGCATCATTTCGGTGTCCGGCAGACCC
This region of Enterobacter cancerogenus genomic DNA includes:
- a CDS encoding alpha-glucosidase: MRTLHDIDLKNTETGFTLRWQDRLIVSHSADAPCLWIGAGEADIEMFRGNFSIKDNLNEKIALTEATVTQQDAGWAIRFTRGDTVSATLRIGVDAEGRLELKLQNDATSHNRIWLRLAAQPEDHIYGCGEQFSYFDLRGKPFPLWTSEQGVGRNKQTYVTWQADCKENAGGDYYWTFFPQPTFVSTQKYYCHVDNSCYMNFDFSAPGYHELAFWEDNATLRFECAETYVDLLEKLTALLGRQPELPDWVYDGVTLGIQGGTDVCQQKLDAMRNGGVKVNGIWAQDWSGIRMTSFGKRVMWNWKWNSELYPQLDTRIPQWKQEGVQFLSYINPYVASDRDLCEEAAKRGYLTKNAEGKDYHVEFGEFYAGVIDLTNPEAYDWYKEVIKKNLIELGCGGWMADFGEYLPTDTFLHNGVSAEIMHNAWPALWAKCNYEALEETGKLGEILFFMRAGYTGSQKHSVMMWAGDQNVDWSLDDGLASVVPAALSLAMTGHGLHHSDIGGYTTLFGMKRSKELLLRWCDFSAFTPMMRTHEGNRPGDNWQFDADAETIAHFARMTRVFTTLKPYIKAAVAQNAKTGLPVMRPLFLHYEDDARAYTLKYQYLFGRDLLVAPVHEEGRTDWTLYLPQDTWVNAWTGETCQGGDVTVEAPLGKPPVFYRQQSEWADLFSTLRHI
- the yihS gene encoding sulfoquinovose isomerase — translated: MKWFNTLSHNRWLEQETDRILDFGKNAAVPTGFGWLGNNGQVRSDMGTHLWITARMLHVYAVAANMGRPGAYALVEHGINALNGPLRDSQHGGWYACVNDEGVVDASKQGYQHFFVLLGAASAVTTGHPQARPLLDEAIAVIERYFWSEEEQMCLESWDEAFSKTEDYRGGNANMHAVEAFLIVYDVTHDRKWLDRALRIASVIIHDVARKGDYRVNEHFDIHWNPIRDYNIDNPAHRFRAYGGTPGHWIEWGRLMLHLHAALEARFETPPAWLLEDAKGLFHATIRDAWAPDGADGFVYSVGWDGKPIVRERVRWPIVEAMGTAYALYTVTGEAQYETWYQTWWDYCIKYLMDYENGSWWQELDIHNEVTTKVWDGKQDIYHLLHCLVIPRLPLAPGLAPAVAAGLLDSLAK